The following nucleotide sequence is from Chloroflexota bacterium.
GGCGCGCTCTCGAACGCGACTACGGCTCGCTCAACACCATCACCGCTACTGTCGCTCCCAGACCATGAAAATTGGATCTACTGAGGCTGGTTTTTCAGACTGTCAAGTTGAAAATTGGACTCTTTGACCGCTCTCTTCACAGCATCTCCTTTGCTAGATTGACACCTCCTTTCGATGACGGCAGGATGACCACACAGGCAAAAGCCGATGCATTATTCATCTGCTGTGCGCGGATGCGCACGTATGTTCTGCAATACTAGACACTGCTTGGGTCGATTTCAACCCGGAATTCCACAGGTTTCTGTGAGCGGGCTTTGTCGCACGCATGCTCTACGAATTTAGTCGATACTTGGAGAGAAAGCAAGCAAAACGCTTACAAGTTTTTGTAAGCTTGTGAGAAGGGTTTAAGTTCTCTTGCCGGGCAAAAGCTCTCGAGGGGCAAAATGGAGAAAAGGCATGAAGGTTGGCAATACCCTAAATTGGTAGAGGGTTAAAGTTTCTCTCCAGGTGTTGTTCAGCCGCGAACAGCGTACCGCACAGCGATTACTCCGTTGCGGAACGCTCGCTCTTCGATCAGCTCCAGGTCCGATCGCACGCCATCCGGGAAGAACCGTTTTCCGCCTCCGACGATGACGGGATGAACGAACATTTGGACCTCATCGACAAGACCGGCTCTAAGCGCGTGCGCGGCGAGATCGGGACCGTTGACAGTCATGTCGCGCACGGCATCGGTCTTGAGCCGCCGAACCGCATCGGGATCGAAGTCGCGCTCAATCCGCGTCCGCGCAGTGCGCGGCTCGTCCAGGGTCCTGGAGTAGACAATCTTCTCGGCTGCCTGCCACTGCCTCGCCCAGTCGAGCAGAAACTGCGGTAGATCGTGGGCTGTGTACCCTGTCTCCCAGTACACCATTGCGTCGTACATCTTCCGTCCGTAGAGA
It contains:
- a CDS encoding dihydrofolate reductase family protein, with the translated sequence MAKLIYLMNTSLDGYVEDEQGGFGWTAPDKEVNGYINDLTSLVGTYLYGRKMYDAMVYWETGYTAHDLPQFLLDWARQWQAAEKIVYSRTLDEPRTARTRIERDFDPDAVRRLKTDAVRDMTVNGPDLAAHALRAGLVDEVQMFVHPVIVGGGKRFFPDGVRSDLELIEERAFRNGVIAVRYAVRG